The Bos javanicus breed banteng chromosome 18, ARS-OSU_banteng_1.0, whole genome shotgun sequence genome has a segment encoding these proteins:
- the KLK11 gene encoding kallikrein-11 isoform X2, with the protein MMTLQLIMFALVTGHVGGETRIIKGYECPPHSQPWQAALFQKTRLLCGATLIAPRWLLTAAHCRKPRYVVHLGAHSLGRQDGCEQTRTATKSFPHPDFNNSLPNKDHRNDIMLVKMVTPAHLTWAVRPLTVSPRCVPAGANCLISGWGTMSSPQLHLPHTLRCANVTIIKHRECEDAYPGNITDTMVCASVRKEGKDSCQGDSGGPLVCNGSLQGIISWGQDPCAVSKKPGVYTKVCKYVDWIQKTMENN; encoded by the exons ATGATGACTCTGCAATTAATCATGTTTGCTCTGGTGACAG GGCACGTTGGGGGAGAGACCAGAATCATCAAAGGCTACGAGTGCCCCCCTCATTCTCAGCCCTGGCAGGCGGCTCTGTTCCAGAAGACGAGGCTGCTCTGCGGGGCCACGCTCATCGCCCCCAGATGGCTTCTGACAGCAGCCCACTGCCGCAAGCC CCGATATGTGGTTCACCTGGGAGCGCACAGCCTCGGGCGGCAGGATGGCTGTGAGCAGACGCGAACTGCCACCAAGTCCTTCCCCCACCCAGACTTCAACAACAGCCTCCCCAACAAAGACCACCGCAACGACATCATGCTGGTGAAGATGGTGACCCCGGCCCACCTCACCTGGGCTGTGCGACCCCTCACCGTGTCACCGCGCTGTGTGCCTGCTGGTGCCAACTGCCTCATTTCCGGCTGGGGCACCATGTCCAGCCCCCAGT TGCACCTGCCCCATACCTTGCGATGCGCCAACGTCACCATCATCAAGCACAGGGAGTGTGAGGACGCCTACCCTGGCAACATCACGGACACCATGGTGTGTGCCAGTGTCCGCAAAGAGGGCAAGGACTCCTGCCAG GGTGACTCTGGGGGCCCTCTGGTCTGTAACGGGTCTCTTCAAGGCATCATCTCCTGGGGCCAGGATCCATGTGCTGTCTCCAAAAAGCCTGGTGTTTACACAAAGGTCTGCAAATATGTGGACTGGATCCAGAAGACCATGGAGAACAATTAG
- the KLK11 gene encoding kallikrein-11 isoform X1: MHRADRPGDAMVAGGQHIQGPGPGWGVPPAPCPPGAKAGLGGQSSWARPGPPPACSPSWCLPLQDLLHQPHCCPLSPSLSAQEPGACPSPLQAMMTLQLIMFALVTGHVGGETRIIKGYECPPHSQPWQAALFQKTRLLCGATLIAPRWLLTAAHCRKPRYVVHLGAHSLGRQDGCEQTRTATKSFPHPDFNNSLPNKDHRNDIMLVKMVTPAHLTWAVRPLTVSPRCVPAGANCLISGWGTMSSPQLHLPHTLRCANVTIIKHRECEDAYPGNITDTMVCASVRKEGKDSCQGDSGGPLVCNGSLQGIISWGQDPCAVSKKPGVYTKVCKYVDWIQKTMENN; encoded by the exons ATGCACAGAGCAGACAGACCTGGGGACGCGATGGTGGCAGGTGGGCAACACATCCAAGGGCCCGGGCCAGGCTGGGGAGTGCCCCCCGCACCCTGCCCGCCGGGTGCtaaggcagggctgggaggccaGTCATCCTGGGCCCGCCCTGGGCCACCCCCTGCCTGCTCACCTTCCTGGTGCCTCCCACTCCAAGACCTGCTGCATCAGCCACACTGCTGCCCCCTGAGCCCCAGCCTCAGCGCCC AAGAACCTGGGGCCTGCCCCTCCCCGCTCCAGGCCATGATGACTCTGCAATTAATCATGTTTGCTCTGGTGACAG GGCACGTTGGGGGAGAGACCAGAATCATCAAAGGCTACGAGTGCCCCCCTCATTCTCAGCCCTGGCAGGCGGCTCTGTTCCAGAAGACGAGGCTGCTCTGCGGGGCCACGCTCATCGCCCCCAGATGGCTTCTGACAGCAGCCCACTGCCGCAAGCC CCGATATGTGGTTCACCTGGGAGCGCACAGCCTCGGGCGGCAGGATGGCTGTGAGCAGACGCGAACTGCCACCAAGTCCTTCCCCCACCCAGACTTCAACAACAGCCTCCCCAACAAAGACCACCGCAACGACATCATGCTGGTGAAGATGGTGACCCCGGCCCACCTCACCTGGGCTGTGCGACCCCTCACCGTGTCACCGCGCTGTGTGCCTGCTGGTGCCAACTGCCTCATTTCCGGCTGGGGCACCATGTCCAGCCCCCAGT TGCACCTGCCCCATACCTTGCGATGCGCCAACGTCACCATCATCAAGCACAGGGAGTGTGAGGACGCCTACCCTGGCAACATCACGGACACCATGGTGTGTGCCAGTGTCCGCAAAGAGGGCAAGGACTCCTGCCAG GGTGACTCTGGGGGCCCTCTGGTCTGTAACGGGTCTCTTCAAGGCATCATCTCCTGGGGCCAGGATCCATGTGCTGTCTCCAAAAAGCCTGGTGTTTACACAAAGGTCTGCAAATATGTGGACTGGATCCAGAAGACCATGGAGAACAATTAG